A portion of the Stella humosa genome contains these proteins:
- a CDS encoding MFS transporter, which yields MGQGVYHGWRVVFCAFAVAFFGWGLGFYGPGIYLVALRERHGWSTASISAAITVYYVAGAFLIAGVGAVFDRFGQRPTIIAASLAMATGVVLLSLASHLWQVYAAFLVMAAGWAAMGTAAVNAMIAPWFERRRGLAVSLALNGASCGGVVMAPVLVALVAAFGFRTAIWVAAAGMLVLLVPLLALVLRQRRPEELEDRHGPATPRNAVPAAPWRAGTAIRSRSFLTISLPFALGLVAQVGLLTHQLSFLSPSLGVTAAGWAISITTAAAVAGRVGTGFFVDRLDPRRASAVNFVVQIAGTALLLEGSVPALYAGCVLFGLGVGNLITFPALIVQREFPAAHFARVVGLVVAVNQFTFAFGPGLLGLLREWRGSYDAALVACMAMQAAGAAIVLLRPRPR from the coding sequence ATGGGGCAGGGCGTCTATCATGGCTGGCGGGTGGTGTTCTGCGCCTTTGCCGTCGCCTTCTTCGGCTGGGGGCTGGGCTTCTACGGGCCCGGCATCTATCTGGTGGCGCTGCGCGAGCGGCACGGCTGGTCGACGGCGTCGATATCGGCCGCGATCACCGTCTACTACGTCGCCGGCGCCTTCCTGATTGCCGGCGTAGGCGCGGTCTTCGACCGCTTCGGCCAGCGCCCGACGATCATCGCCGCCAGCCTGGCCATGGCGACGGGCGTGGTGCTCCTGTCGCTGGCCAGTCACCTCTGGCAGGTATACGCGGCCTTCCTGGTGATGGCGGCGGGCTGGGCGGCCATGGGCACGGCCGCGGTCAATGCCATGATCGCGCCCTGGTTCGAGCGCCGCCGCGGCCTGGCGGTCAGCCTTGCCTTGAACGGGGCCAGCTGCGGCGGGGTGGTGATGGCACCGGTCCTGGTGGCACTGGTGGCCGCATTCGGTTTTCGTACCGCCATCTGGGTGGCGGCCGCCGGAATGCTGGTGCTGCTGGTGCCCCTCCTGGCCCTGGTCCTGCGCCAGCGCCGGCCGGAAGAGCTGGAGGATCGCCACGGCCCGGCTACCCCGCGCAATGCCGTGCCGGCAGCGCCCTGGCGGGCGGGGACGGCAATCCGCAGCCGCAGCTTCCTGACCATCAGCCTGCCTTTCGCCCTGGGGCTGGTGGCGCAGGTGGGGCTGCTGACGCACCAGCTCTCGTTCCTGTCGCCCAGCCTGGGGGTGACGGCCGCCGGCTGGGCCATCAGCATCACGACGGCGGCGGCCGTGGCGGGCCGCGTCGGCACCGGCTTCTTCGTCGACCGGCTCGACCCGCGCCGCGCGTCGGCCGTCAACTTCGTGGTGCAGATCGCCGGCACGGCCCTGCTGCTGGAGGGCTCGGTCCCGGCGCTCTATGCCGGCTGCGTGCTGTTCGGCCTGGGGGTCGGCAACCTCATCACCTTCCCCGCCCTCATCGTCCAGCGGGAGTTCCCGGCCGCCCATTTCGCCCGCGTCGTCGGGCTGGTCGTCGCCGTCAACCAGTTCACCTTCGCCTTCGGGCCGGGGCTGCTCGGCCTGCTGCGCGAATGGCGCGGCTCCTACGACGCGGCGCTCGTCGCCTGCATGGCGATGCAGGCGGCCGGGGCCGCGATCGTCCTGCTGCGGCCGCGCCCGCGATAG
- a CDS encoding methylated-DNA--[protein]-cysteine S-methyltransferase — translation MRLHRDRIETPIGAMLLLADDRHLRVLEFEDQAHRLDDWVRHRFGRPELVDARDPLGLGAMLAAYFAGRLEAIDAIAAHAGGTPFQETVWAALRAIPAGETRSYGSLAAAIGRPAAQRAVGAANGRNPLAVVIPCHRLLGSNGALTGYGGGITRKRWLLAHEGARISPRA, via the coding sequence ATGCGCCTCCATCGTGACCGGATCGAAACCCCCATCGGGGCCATGCTGCTGCTGGCCGACGACCGCCACCTGCGCGTGCTGGAGTTCGAGGATCAGGCCCACCGCCTGGACGACTGGGTACGCCACCGCTTCGGCCGGCCGGAGCTGGTGGACGCCCGCGACCCGCTCGGCCTGGGCGCGATGCTGGCCGCCTATTTCGCCGGCCGGCTGGAGGCGATCGACGCCATCGCCGCCCATGCCGGCGGCACCCCCTTCCAGGAGACGGTGTGGGCCGCGCTCCGCGCCATCCCGGCCGGGGAGACGCGGAGCTATGGCAGCCTGGCCGCCGCGATCGGCCGGCCGGCGGCCCAGCGCGCGGTCGGTGCCGCCAACGGCCGCAACCCGCTGGCGGTCGTCATCCCCTGCCATCGCCTGCTGGGCAGCAACGGTGCCCTGACCGGCTATGGCGGCGGCATCACGCGCAAGCGCTGGCTGCTGGCCCACGAGGGCGCGCGGATCAGTCCTCGGGCGTGA
- the arfB gene encoding alternative ribosome rescue aminoacyl-tRNA hydrolase ArfB: MGLIRVTDSIAIDEREIEESFVLASGPGGQNVNKVATAVQLRFDARRSPSLPNDVAVRLMKLAGSRLTQDGVLVIVARSERSQLRNREEALGRLVELIRQALVPPTVRRATRPTKASKERRLEAKDRRSTVKRARRITPED, encoded by the coding sequence ATGGGGCTCATCCGCGTCACCGACAGCATCGCCATCGACGAGCGCGAGATCGAGGAGAGCTTTGTCCTGGCGTCGGGCCCGGGCGGGCAGAACGTCAACAAGGTGGCGACGGCGGTCCAGCTACGCTTCGACGCCCGGCGCTCGCCCTCGCTGCCCAACGATGTGGCGGTGCGGCTGATGAAGCTGGCGGGCAGCCGCCTGACCCAGGATGGCGTGCTCGTCATCGTCGCCCGCAGCGAGCGCAGCCAGCTCCGCAACCGCGAGGAGGCGCTGGGCCGCCTGGTGGAGCTGATCCGCCAGGCCCTTGTGCCGCCCACCGTGCGCCGCGCCACACGCCCGACGAAGGCCTCCAAGGAGCGCCGGCTGGAGGCCAAGGACCGGCGCTCCACCGTGAAGCGGGCGCGCCGGATCACGCCCGAGGACTGA
- a CDS encoding tripartite tricarboxylate transporter substrate-binding protein, translating into MRRANAIHLLAAFGLALAATPAARAADFAGKTIEWVIPFSVGGGSDVWARFFAPMLGEQLPGKPTVVVKNVPGGGSITGANQFQSRARPDGLTILGTSGSTQFPYLLDDSRVKYQYKDWTTVLASPTGGVVYVNPELGVKTMADIARLRGKEMKYGSQGATSLDLVPLLAFELLELNVKPVFGMKGRGDGRLAFERGEAAIDYQTSSAYLRNVVPLVKAGKAVPLFSWGVLDEKGEFARDPTFPDLPHFIEAYEMAYGKKPSGIAFEAFKAFNTAGFAVQKGVFLPKGTAPDIADAYAKAFAAVVSAPGFKEKAGDEIGEYRQATGAAAQKMLDVALAIDGEAKGWVKKWLTDKHGVKLD; encoded by the coding sequence ATGCGCCGTGCCAACGCCATCCATCTGCTTGCCGCCTTCGGGCTGGCGCTTGCCGCGACACCCGCGGCGCGCGCCGCCGACTTCGCCGGCAAGACCATCGAATGGGTCATCCCCTTTTCCGTCGGCGGCGGGTCCGACGTCTGGGCCCGCTTCTTCGCCCCCATGCTGGGCGAGCAGCTGCCCGGCAAGCCCACGGTCGTCGTCAAGAACGTGCCGGGCGGCGGCTCGATCACCGGCGCCAATCAGTTCCAGAGCCGGGCCCGGCCCGACGGCCTTACCATCCTGGGCACGTCCGGTTCCACGCAGTTCCCCTACCTGCTGGACGATTCCCGCGTCAAATACCAGTACAAGGACTGGACCACGGTCCTGGCCTCGCCGACCGGCGGCGTCGTCTACGTCAACCCCGAACTGGGGGTGAAGACGATGGCCGACATCGCCCGGCTGCGCGGCAAGGAAATGAAGTACGGCAGCCAGGGCGCCACCTCGCTCGACCTGGTGCCGCTGCTGGCGTTCGAGCTGCTGGAACTGAACGTGAAGCCGGTCTTCGGCATGAAGGGCCGCGGCGACGGGCGGCTGGCCTTCGAACGCGGCGAGGCCGCCATCGACTACCAGACCTCCTCAGCCTACCTCCGCAATGTCGTGCCGCTGGTAAAGGCGGGCAAGGCCGTGCCGCTGTTCTCGTGGGGCGTGCTGGACGAGAAGGGCGAGTTCGCCCGCGATCCCACCTTCCCCGACCTGCCGCACTTCATCGAGGCCTACGAGATGGCCTATGGCAAGAAGCCGTCCGGCATCGCCTTCGAGGCGTTCAAGGCGTTCAACACGGCGGGCTTCGCCGTGCAGAAGGGCGTCTTCCTGCCCAAGGGCACGGCGCCCGATATCGCCGACGCCTATGCCAAGGCGTTCGCGGCCGTCGTGTCGGCCCCCGGTTTCAAGGAGAAGGCCGGCGACGAGATCGGCGAGTACCGGCAGGCGACCGGTGCCGCCGCCCAGAAGATGCTCGACGTCGCCCTGGCGATCGACGGCGAGGCCAAGGGCTGGGTCAAGAAGTGGCTGACCGACAAGCATGGCGTGAAGCTCGACTGA
- a CDS encoding tripartite tricarboxylate transporter permease: MLETIVSALIGLLSGWHLAYMMIGVLVGLVIGILPGLGGIAGMAILLPFIYGMDPVSALGMLIGMVAVVPTGDTFTSILMGIPGSSASQATILDGFPMAKRGEAARALSAAFLSSMIGGVIGALVLTVFVVVARPVILAFSSAELFMLTVLGLSMVGVLSGSSLLKGLLSCALGLLLGSIGAAPATGEWRLTLGLDYLADGLPIVVVGLGVFALPEIVDLLRQNKAIAAAMSLGSGWRQGIRDTMQNMGLVLRCSGIGCLIGALPGLGGSVVDWVAYGHVVQTSRDRSQFGRGDVRGVIAPESANNSVQGGALIPTLLFGIPGSGSMAIFLGGMVLLGLQPGITMIETRLDLTYTIIWSLAIANILGAGLCVLVSRHVARLTTIPYVYLAPFMIMIVLFAAYQATRDWGDILALMGLGVLGIYMRRFGWPRPPLLIGFVLAPGAETYLYQAIQFHDWAWLWRPGVIIIAAATILSVWAGMRLGKSGIDEGGQSAVGVERRWPQIVFAALLTAAFAYALERSLGWSYLSQVFPLGVALPATGGMLAVLAILVTGRDHVVVFDTERIIAGGGRSMEYYLAWLVALLVASALVGFVLGLALFFVAFLAVEAHAGARRVAVLTLSAVGFLALMSWVFVLDFPRGVLQEIARMPWPLN, encoded by the coding sequence ATGCTCGAAACCATCGTCAGCGCACTCATCGGCCTGCTGAGCGGCTGGCACCTCGCCTACATGATGATCGGCGTGCTCGTCGGTCTCGTGATCGGCATCCTGCCGGGGCTGGGCGGCATCGCCGGCATGGCGATCCTGCTGCCCTTCATCTATGGCATGGACCCGGTGTCGGCGCTGGGCATGCTGATCGGCATGGTGGCGGTGGTGCCCACCGGCGACACCTTCACCTCGATCCTGATGGGCATTCCTGGCTCGTCCGCCTCGCAGGCGACGATCCTCGACGGCTTCCCCATGGCCAAGCGCGGCGAGGCCGCCCGCGCCCTGTCGGCCGCCTTCCTGTCGTCGATGATCGGCGGCGTGATCGGTGCGCTGGTGCTGACCGTCTTCGTCGTCGTCGCCCGGCCCGTCATCCTGGCCTTCTCGTCGGCCGAACTCTTCATGCTGACGGTGCTGGGCCTCAGCATGGTGGGCGTCCTGTCGGGGTCGAGCCTGCTGAAGGGGCTGCTGTCCTGCGCGCTGGGCCTGCTGCTGGGGTCGATCGGCGCTGCTCCCGCGACGGGGGAATGGCGCCTGACGCTCGGGCTCGACTACTTGGCCGACGGGCTGCCGATCGTCGTCGTCGGGCTCGGCGTCTTCGCCCTGCCCGAGATCGTCGACCTGCTGCGCCAGAACAAGGCGATCGCGGCCGCCATGTCGCTCGGCAGCGGCTGGCGCCAGGGCATCCGCGACACGATGCAGAACATGGGGCTGGTGCTGCGCTGCTCGGGCATCGGCTGCCTGATCGGGGCGCTGCCGGGCCTGGGTGGATCCGTCGTCGACTGGGTCGCCTATGGCCACGTCGTGCAGACCAGCCGCGACCGCTCGCAGTTCGGCCGGGGCGACGTGCGCGGGGTGATCGCACCGGAATCGGCCAACAATTCGGTCCAGGGCGGGGCGCTGATCCCGACCCTGCTGTTCGGCATCCCGGGCTCGGGCAGCATGGCCATCTTCCTGGGCGGCATGGTTCTGCTCGGCCTGCAGCCGGGCATCACCATGATCGAGACCCGGCTCGATCTCACCTACACGATCATCTGGTCGCTCGCGATCGCCAACATCCTGGGGGCCGGACTGTGCGTGCTGGTGTCGCGCCACGTGGCCCGGCTGACCACCATTCCCTACGTCTACCTCGCCCCCTTCATGATCATGATCGTCCTGTTCGCCGCCTACCAGGCGACGCGCGATTGGGGCGACATTCTGGCGCTGATGGGCCTGGGCGTCCTCGGCATCTATATGCGCCGCTTCGGCTGGCCGCGGCCGCCGCTGCTGATCGGCTTCGTCCTGGCGCCGGGGGCGGAGACCTATCTCTACCAGGCGATCCAGTTCCACGACTGGGCCTGGCTGTGGCGGCCAGGCGTCATCATCATCGCGGCGGCCACCATCCTGTCGGTCTGGGCCGGCATGCGCCTGGGCAAGAGCGGCATCGACGAGGGCGGTCAATCGGCGGTCGGCGTCGAGCGGCGCTGGCCGCAGATCGTCTTCGCCGCCCTGCTGACCGCGGCCTTCGCCTATGCGCTGGAACGCTCGCTCGGCTGGTCCTACCTCAGCCAGGTATTCCCGCTGGGCGTCGCCCTGCCCGCGACAGGCGGGATGCTGGCCGTCCTGGCGATCCTCGTCACGGGCCGCGACCATGTCGTGGTCTTCGACACCGAGCGCATCATCGCCGGCGGCGGCCGGTCGATGGAATACTATCTGGCTTGGCTGGTGGCCCTGCTGGTCGCATCGGCCTTGGTGGGGTTCGTGCTCGGCCTGGCACTGTTCTTCGTCGCCTTCCTCGCCGTCGAAGCCCACGCAGGCGCCCGGCGGGTCGCCGTACTGACCCTGTCGGCGGTCGGCTTCCTGGCGCTCATGTCCTGGGTGTTCGTGCTGGATTTCCCGCGTGGCGTGCTCCAGGAAATAGCGAGGATGCCGTGGCCGCTGAACTAG
- the bla gene encoding class A beta-lactamase produces the protein MSALLTRRAALVGSMLAGAGMALTARRSQAAVGDATQARLIELEARHGGRLGVSVLDTGSGQRTEHRANERFAMCSTFKLLAAAMVLERVDRNEERLDRRILFGSSDVVDYSPATGPRAGGEGMTMGEVCEAAMTLSDNTAGNLMLNSFGGPAAVTTYARGLGDTVTRLDRMETALNEAATGDPRDTTSPAAMVDNLARLTLGPALSEPSRAQLITWMVANRTGDRRLRAGFPDGWRVGDKTGTGGNGTAADIGVVWRPDRSPLVIAVYCAEVTASAERRNALFEQVARVISAVP, from the coding sequence ATGTCTGCCTTGTTGACGCGCCGCGCGGCGCTGGTCGGCTCGATGCTCGCGGGTGCCGGTATGGCATTGACGGCGAGGCGCTCGCAGGCGGCGGTCGGCGACGCCACGCAGGCGCGCCTGATCGAGCTGGAGGCCCGCCATGGCGGGCGGCTCGGTGTTTCCGTCCTCGATACCGGCAGTGGCCAGCGGACCGAGCACCGGGCGAACGAGCGGTTCGCGATGTGCAGCACCTTCAAGTTGCTGGCGGCGGCAATGGTGCTGGAGCGCGTCGACCGCAACGAGGAGCGGCTTGACCGGCGCATCCTCTTCGGCTCCTCCGACGTCGTCGACTATTCGCCCGCAACCGGCCCGCGGGCCGGCGGCGAGGGCATGACGATGGGCGAGGTATGCGAGGCGGCGATGACGCTCAGCGACAACACCGCCGGCAATCTAATGCTGAACAGTTTCGGCGGGCCGGCCGCCGTCACCACCTATGCCCGCGGGCTGGGCGACACCGTCACCCGTCTCGACCGGATGGAGACTGCCCTCAACGAGGCGGCCACCGGCGACCCGCGCGACACGACCAGCCCGGCGGCGATGGTCGACAACCTGGCCCGGCTCACCCTCGGGCCGGCGCTGTCGGAGCCGTCGCGCGCCCAGCTCATCACCTGGATGGTGGCCAACCGCACCGGCGATCGCCGCCTCCGCGCCGGGTTCCCCGACGGCTGGCGCGTGGGTGACAAGACCGGCACCGGGGGGAACGGTACTGCCGCCGACATCGGCGTCGTCTGGCGGCCGGACCGCAGCCCGCTCGTGATTGCGGTCTATTGCGCGGAAGTAACCGCGTCGGCGGAACGCCGCAACGCGCTGTTCGAGCAGGTGGCGCGGGTGATCTCGGCGGTGCCGTGA